The genomic DNA CTTGATTGGTCTCTCGGAACAAGACCCCAATACGTACGTTCCGCTCACCGTCCTCACCCCAAGTACGCGCGAAATCATCGTAGAGCTTTCCCCGGTGCTCGCGGTAAACCTTGGCCAACAAGTAGAGGGGGGGCAGCCACTGCGGGCGATTCCGAAACCGTGGACTTGGCGGCAAGAAGTGCGGGAGCTATTGGGGCGGCGGGCAACGAAGTACGTCTACAGCTTCATTGATTACCTTTTGTACATCGCTAATGCTGCCGGTCGAAGTAATTGGAAACATGAAATCTATATCGATGAATTGGCGGAACGGTTACGGATGCAGACCTTAGTCCGTAACCGTCAGCAACGCTTATTGTCCGGTGGCATTAAAAACTCTTGCAACGCTGCAAAAGAACTGGGATATTTGGTGGATTGGCGATTCGCTGTTGGCGCGACCGGTGAACAAAAACTCGTCCTCCAACTCAATCCCGAAAGGTTTCAGAAGGCGAAATTGTAATATAAACTCAATGACAGTCAAAGTAGACCATCTGTCTTTTCATATACAGTAAACCGATACCGACCAGATGAGGAGATCAATAGAAATGCCTTCTAACAATAAGAGAACTGAAGAAATCAAAAACGATGCACTAATTGCCACCCTTGAAGGTCATACCGGTACTGTTTGGGGGGTTGCGGTGTCCCCTGATGGGGATAAAATCGTTTCGGGGTGTGATGACAATACAATAAAAGTATGGGACAGCTTAAACTATCTATTGCTTTCCAACCTAGAGGGACACACAGATTCTATAAATGCGGTTGTGATCGCACCCGATGGAAAACGGATAATATCGGGAAGCCGTGACAATACACTTAGAGTCTGGGACTGCATAAACTACTTGTTGCTAGCCACTATAAAAGGTCACTCAGATTCGGTAAATGCGGTTTCGGTTACCCCTGATGGAATGCAATTCGTTTCGAGTAGTAGTGATAAAACGATAAAAATATGGGATAGCAAAAGTTATCAACTGCTTGCCACCCTTGAAGGTCATACGAATACTGTTTGTGCTGTTGCGACTTCTCCTGATGGAAAACAAATCGTATCGGGAGGTTGGGACAAAACTATAAAAGTATGGGACAGCCAAAGCTACCAATCGCTTGCCACCCTTGAAGGTCACACAGATTCTGTTTGGACGGTTGTGTTCACTCCCGATGGGAAACGTATCATTTCGGGAAGTGGTGATAATACGATTAAAGTGTGGGATAGTAAAAGCTACCAACTGCTTGCCACCCTTGAAGGTCACACAGATTCTGTTCATGCGGTTACTGTTACACCAGATGGAAAGCGAATCGTATCGGGAAGTATCGACAATGTAATAAAAATGTGGGATCGTCAAACTTACCATGTGCTTGCCACCCTTGAATGCCACACCGACTCTTTTCGTGCGCTTGAAGTTACAAAAAAAGGGAAACGAGTCTTATTGGGAAGCGGGGACAAAAAGGTTAAAAAACGGGATTGTAGAGACTACCAACTGATTGCTACTCTTGAAGGTCACACTCATTATGTGAATGCAATAGCAATAATGCCCGATGGAGAACGAATAATATCGGGAAGCAGTGATAGCAGAATAAAAGTTTGGGACATTAGTAAAGTCGTTCAACAAGACAGTCATTCAGACCTATACACTGCTGCAAAAGTTGTTTTAGTTGGTGAAACGGGCGTTGGAAAATCGGGGTTGATGATTCGACTAATCGAAGACGCATGGCGAGAAACGGGCTCCACTCACGGAATGAATATCAAAAAAATTCCATTTCAAGCCAAAATATATGAGCCGTTTGAAAAAGAAATTTGGCTATGGGATTTTGCTGGACAACAAGATTATAAACTCATACATCAACTCTTTCTTGCAAATACCTCACTAGGCTTATTGATTTATAATCCCCAAGACCCGAAAACATTGGAAACCCTTTCAGAATGGGACGCAACGCTATCGCGGGCGATCAATCCCCGCCCGCCGCTACTTTTAATAGCAGGTCGTTGCGATGTCGGTTCGAGTCGTGAGTCCGACGCGACAATGCAACAATTCATGAAACAGCACAACTTTATCGATTATCATAAAACAAGCGCAAAATCAGGAAATGGTTGTGATGAATTAAAGAAAAACATAATCGAAAGTATCCCGTGGGATAAATTACCGGTTACCAGTTCCCCTAAACGATTCAAAACGCTCAAAGAAAATATCTATAACTTGGCTAATACAGAGAGTTTATCTCCACTAATCCCGGACAAACTCCTTGTTGAAAAACTCCTTGAGATGTCCCAAAACGACCCCTTTGAAATGGCCGAACTCAATACCGTTCTTAAACTTTGGGAAGCGCAAGGACTTCTGTTTGAGCTCCCCTATGGAGAGTTGTGGTTACTGAAACCCGAGTTACTCAATGCCTACGCGTCTTCAATTCTGTTGACCGCCCGCAAAGATAGTGAGGTCGGATGTATTGATAAAGCAAAAATCGTTAATGCGGAGTTAGAATTCGAGCAATTGGGCGAAAGTAGACTTCCCAAATCCGATGAAAAACTGTTGTTACCAGCGATTCTCCAACTAATGGGCGACCGACAGATTTCGCTGCAAGAAGAAACCAATGACGGTGACAAGATTATCTTTCCGGCTGTATTTCGAATCGCCCGCCCCGCCAAACCAAAGATTCCCAGCTTAGCCGCCATCTACCAGTTTGAGGGATTGGTAGATGATATTTATGCCTCGTTGGTCGTTCGGCTTTACTATTCAAAACGTTTCATTAAGCAAGCGATTTGGAAAGATGCAGCCGATTTCGTTACTGCGATCGGTAGCTATCCGATTGGAATTGCACTGGTTCGCAAGGGTGACGCAAAGGCAGAACTGCAAGTTTACTTTGAAGGCGACACGCCAGAAGAAGAGCGCAGTTTATTTCGCCGCTTTATCTTTGAGCATCTGACTCGAAAGTCTTCTGAAACCCCTGCATCGGTTCCTTTATATTTTTGTCCCTACTGCAACTGGCAGATCCCGCAAGAAACAGCAACAAAAAGATTACAAGCGGGTAGAACCAGCTTTACTTGTGCAGATTGTGATAAAAATTTTGCGATTGCCCTCGCGCTCGAATCGCAACCGATCACCAAGCCTGAGGCTGATGCACTCGGTGCTATGAATATTGCAATTCATAACGCCCTTGATAATCGGAGCAAGGCTCTCTTGCAAACTGGCGAGGTCATGGTGCAGGTTGCACTAACAAACCAAATCTTTAGGTTGATTAACATGGAAGATGTCGGGGTCGACGCTGAAATTGAATTGCTTGATGATGCCGGGCTGCCAACCTCAAAAAGAATCTATCTTCAGCTCAAATCCGGCGACTCCAATTTACGGAAGCGTGTGAATGATAGCTGTTACTCTTTCCGAATAAAAAACGAGCGTATACTTCGCTATTATCGTGATTCTATTTTCATTGTTCTTCTTGTTGTTCGCCCCAGCTCTGGGGATATGCGATTTATCAACATTACTAAGTATCTACGTGATCGTGCAAAGAACGATCCCAACAAAGAAAACGACTTAACAATAAGTTTCGATGGCAAACCCTTTACTGCGAATGAAATCCTTCAACTACGTAAAGAGGTGTTAAACAAAAATAATAAAATTATGCAACTATTAAGTTCATTATTCGGCAAAACCACAAACAAACAAAAGTCCTAAAATAACAAATTTTCTCTCCTCCATATTTGTTTTTTACTTATGATAATGTATATTATGGTAAGTAAACGGAGCGAGTGGGGTGGAGCTACCCAATCAAAACACAATTGCCCTTCCCAACCAAGTCCTACCCCTTGGTGGCGATCCCCATGCCCTGTTGCCCGCTGTTGTCTACCTAACCCGGCTCACTTCTGATCATTCCCGTCGCGCCATGTTTAATGCCCTCCAGCGTGCGCTCCGGGCTGCTGGGATTCTTTCCGATCCCATGACCTTCGATTGGCGGTTATCTTATGCCCAAGTAATTGCTTTGCGGGCTGCACTGCTTACCCGCCACGATCCGGCGACTGTGAATCAAACGTTATCGGCAATCCGCGGGGTTCTGCGGGAAGCGTGGCGGTTAGGTTTGTTGTCGGCGGAAGAGTACAACCGGTCAACCGATATCACCGGCATCAAAACCCAAAAACTGCCTGCCGGAAGAATTGTCGGCAATGGCGAATTGCGACACATTTTCGATCTTTGTGTTAATGATGCTTCGGCGATCGGCATTCGCGACACGGCATTACTGGGAATTCTCTTCGGTTGCGGTCTCCGGCGCTCGGAAGTCGTTACTTTGCAGTTGTCGGACGTCGAGCCGGAGGATGCGCTCAAGATTCGTTCCGGCAAGGGAGGGAAAGACCGGATGGTTTACATCCCCGCTGCTGTTACGCAAGTCCTCGAACGCTGGATAACATACCGCGGCAATTGGGAAGGCGCGCTCTTCACTCGGATCGGGAAAGGAGAAAACATCGCGCACACTCGCTTGACCCCGCAAGCGGTTTGGTTCATCATCGAAAAACGTGGCACTGAAGCGGGCATCCATTTCACACCCCATGATAGCCGCCGTACTTTCATAACTTCCCTGCTCGATTTGGGGGTTGATGTTATCACAGTGCAACGCCTTGCCGGCCATGCCAATCCCAACACAACCGGGCGTTACGACCGCCGGGGGGAAATCGCAAAACGCCGTGCCATCGAAACGCTTCACCTTCCCTTGCCAAGTATCGAATCAACAACAAAATAGAGTTAATTTCCAAGATTTTGTTTTATCAGTCGTGTTGAGTTGCACTTATACGCAATCTATTCCTATTTTATTGACAAAGTACCTTTTAGTCAAAGGGAAGTACAATGTCAATACCACAGTTAGCTGATCGACAAGATATCATCAATTGGTCAAACCGTGCCGAATCTGGGTACTGGTTTCCTGAGCTTATAAGACAACTCATTATAGCAACATCAAAACCCACACGAATTGAATTCCGAACACAAGAAGGAGCTGGTTTGCCCGGATTTGATGGGTACACTGAGATTACTACGGGAAATGCGTTCATCCCGGATGGTGTTGTAGCTTGGGAGTTGGGAACCGATGAAGTACCTACAACAAAAGCCAATAAAGATTACAAAAAGCGAACTGACAACCCGCCTGAAAACATCGACCCTTCCCAAACAGTTTACATATCCTTTTCATCCCGAAGCTGGCCAAGAAAAAGCAACTGGGCAGCCAAAAAACGATTGGAAGGAAAGTGGCGTGATATAAAAGCCTTCGATGTCGACGACATCATGACTTGGCTAATCGACGCCCCGGCTGTTCATATTTGGCTTACATGGCACATCGGAAAACCATTGGAAGGTGTACGTGATTTACAGAGTTGGTGGGAGGGGTGGTCACAAGAAACATATCCAACCATTACACCTGAGCTTATTCTAAGTGGTCGTAAAAAAGAATACGAGCAATTAGAAAGGTTACTCGCAGGAAACCCGCAGGTTGTTCCGATTGAATCGGAAACCAAAGACGAAGCCGAGGCGTTCGTCTCTGCCGTAATCGCACAACAACCACCGAATCTACGTGACACTTACTTTAGTAAAGCTATCTTGATCGATTCCCCGGATACATGGAACTACTATGCAAATTCTCGCCGCCCTTTGATTCTCATTCGGCGATTTAACGATTCCACCTACGACCAACTCGCTATAAACAACGGACACCATGTAATCGTTCCAATTGATCCCAGTTTATCGA from bacterium includes the following:
- a CDS encoding site-specific integrase — its product is MELPNQNTIALPNQVLPLGGDPHALLPAVVYLTRLTSDHSRRAMFNALQRALRAAGILSDPMTFDWRLSYAQVIALRAALLTRHDPATVNQTLSAIRGVLREAWRLGLLSAEEYNRSTDITGIKTQKLPAGRIVGNGELRHIFDLCVNDASAIGIRDTALLGILFGCGLRRSEVVTLQLSDVEPEDALKIRSGKGGKDRMVYIPAAVTQVLERWITYRGNWEGALFTRIGKGENIAHTRLTPQAVWFIIEKRGTEAGIHFTPHDSRRTFITSLLDLGVDVITVQRLAGHANPNTTGRYDRRGEIAKRRAIETLHLPLPSIESTTK
- a CDS encoding DUF4365 domain-containing protein, with protein sequence MPSNNKRTEEIKNDALIATLEGHTGTVWGVAVSPDGDKIVSGCDDNTIKVWDSLNYLLLSNLEGHTDSINAVVIAPDGKRIISGSRDNTLRVWDCINYLLLATIKGHSDSVNAVSVTPDGMQFVSSSSDKTIKIWDSKSYQLLATLEGHTNTVCAVATSPDGKQIVSGGWDKTIKVWDSQSYQSLATLEGHTDSVWTVVFTPDGKRIISGSGDNTIKVWDSKSYQLLATLEGHTDSVHAVTVTPDGKRIVSGSIDNVIKMWDRQTYHVLATLECHTDSFRALEVTKKGKRVLLGSGDKKVKKRDCRDYQLIATLEGHTHYVNAIAIMPDGERIISGSSDSRIKVWDISKVVQQDSHSDLYTAAKVVLVGETGVGKSGLMIRLIEDAWRETGSTHGMNIKKIPFQAKIYEPFEKEIWLWDFAGQQDYKLIHQLFLANTSLGLLIYNPQDPKTLETLSEWDATLSRAINPRPPLLLIAGRCDVGSSRESDATMQQFMKQHNFIDYHKTSAKSGNGCDELKKNIIESIPWDKLPVTSSPKRFKTLKENIYNLANTESLSPLIPDKLLVEKLLEMSQNDPFEMAELNTVLKLWEAQGLLFELPYGELWLLKPELLNAYASSILLTARKDSEVGCIDKAKIVNAELEFEQLGESRLPKSDEKLLLPAILQLMGDRQISLQEETNDGDKIIFPAVFRIARPAKPKIPSLAAIYQFEGLVDDIYASLVVRLYYSKRFIKQAIWKDAADFVTAIGSYPIGIALVRKGDAKAELQVYFEGDTPEEERSLFRRFIFEHLTRKSSETPASVPLYFCPYCNWQIPQETATKRLQAGRTSFTCADCDKNFAIALALESQPITKPEADALGAMNIAIHNALDNRSKALLQTGEVMVQVALTNQIFRLINMEDVGVDAEIELLDDAGLPTSKRIYLQLKSGDSNLRKRVNDSCYSFRIKNERILRYYRDSIFIVLLVVRPSSGDMRFINITKYLRDRAKNDPNKENDLTISFDGKPFTANEILQLRKEVLNKNNKIMQLLSSLFGKTTNKQKS